In Hydractinia symbiolongicarpus strain clone_291-10 chromosome 15, HSymV2.1, whole genome shotgun sequence, one DNA window encodes the following:
- the LOC130629038 gene encoding uncharacterized protein LOC130629038 isoform X2, with product MGDETFAQACNFSTLKRLFNDDQSKAYMVKGQPLLNDQGLESEAKKVYRTFLTTSSFAQVNRLDSYFSEWTLATSLTRPFDTIEQKNAAFKALERSEKFHAQLVFESMITNRDDADDVQTAMKSVLFSSAAVKVNMYFTGDDDIIQGLAIVSQYKDGSLYFVTLISD from the exons ATGGGCGACGAAA CTTTCGCTCAAGCGTGCAATTTCTCAACTCTTAAGAGACTTTTTAATGATGATCAAAGCAAGGCATATATGGTGAAAGGGCAGCCATTGCTAAACGATCAAG GATTAGAAAGCGaagcaaaaaaagtttatcgaaCTTTTTTAACAACATCAAGTTTTGCTCAAGTCAATCGATTGGATTCTTATTTCAGCGAATGGACGTTAGCCACATCTTTGACTCGACCTTTTGATACAATCGAACAAAAAAATGCTGCGTTTAAAGCTTTGGAGAGATCTGAAAAATTCCAC GCTCAGCTAGTATTTGAGTCCATGATAACTAATCGAGACGACGCCGATGATGTACAAACAGCAATGAAGTCTGTCCTTTTTTCTTCGGCTGCCGTTAAAGTGAACATGTATTTTACTGGGGATGATGATATTATACAAGGTTTAGCCATCGTGTCGCAGTATAAGGATGGTAGCTTGTATTTTGTGACACTTATTTCAGATTAA
- the LOC130629038 gene encoding uncharacterized protein LOC130629038 isoform X1: MIRLGILVVVVVVAFAQACNFSTLKRLFNDDQSKAYMVKGQPLLNDQGLESEAKKVYRTFLTTSSFAQVNRLDSYFSEWTLATSLTRPFDTIEQKNAAFKALERSEKFHAQLVFESMITNRDDADDVQTAMKSVLFSSAAVKVNMYFTGDDDIIQGLAIVSQYKDGSLYFVTLISD; the protein is encoded by the exons ATGATCAGGTTAGGTATTCTAGTAGTGGTGGTTGTTGTTG CTTTCGCTCAAGCGTGCAATTTCTCAACTCTTAAGAGACTTTTTAATGATGATCAAAGCAAGGCATATATGGTGAAAGGGCAGCCATTGCTAAACGATCAAG GATTAGAAAGCGaagcaaaaaaagtttatcgaaCTTTTTTAACAACATCAAGTTTTGCTCAAGTCAATCGATTGGATTCTTATTTCAGCGAATGGACGTTAGCCACATCTTTGACTCGACCTTTTGATACAATCGAACAAAAAAATGCTGCGTTTAAAGCTTTGGAGAGATCTGAAAAATTCCAC GCTCAGCTAGTATTTGAGTCCATGATAACTAATCGAGACGACGCCGATGATGTACAAACAGCAATGAAGTCTGTCCTTTTTTCTTCGGCTGCCGTTAAAGTGAACATGTATTTTACTGGGGATGATGATATTATACAAGGTTTAGCCATCGTGTCGCAGTATAAGGATGGTAGCTTGTATTTTGTGACACTTATTTCAGATTAA
- the LOC130629037 gene encoding kazal-type serine protease inhibitor domain-containing protein 1-like: MKIPCSCVISSSHAILDVRLEMMPNIHTKCFLLFCLVIFVEVRVATTVACKRCKWWKCPKISSLSCPAGHVKDTCLCCYECGLMEGQTCGIDTPSCGTNLFCRRDKPTDKNGICRSKYDITSSLGLPPCYSHAGYNVKVDYHCRYVTTTFCSMDCKSCCSHRTTCNPDPSIYKDADLCKKEQKSIPGLPRKIKL; the protein is encoded by the exons ATGAAAATTCCGTGCAGCTGTGTCATATCTAGTAGCCACGCTATATTAGATGTCAGATTAGAAATGATGCCCAACATACACACTAAATGTTTTCTCCTGTTTTGTTTGGTAATTTTTGTCGAAGTTCGTGTGGCCACGACTGTTGCTTGCAAGAGATGTAAATGGTGGAAATGCCCTAAAATATCTTCTCTTTCTTGTCCAG CTGGACATGTAAAAGACACGTGTTTGTGTTGCTACGAATGTGGCTTGATGGAGGGACAAACATGCGGGATAGATACACCAAGTTGTGGTACAAACCTGTTTTGTAGAAGAGATAAACCAACAGACAAAAATGGTATCTGCCGTTCCAAATATG ACATTACATCATCACTCGGTTTACCTCCTTGCTACAGTCATGCAGGATATAACGTTAAAGTGGATTACCACTGTCGCTACGTGACAACGACATTTTGCTCGATGGATTGTAAGAG TTGCTGTAGCCACCGTACAACCTGCAACCCAGACCCCTCAATTTACAAAGATGCTGACTTGTGTAAAAAGGAACAAAAGTCAATACCTGGACTTCCGAGAAAGATTAAATTGTAA